One genomic region from Spirosoma sp. KCTC 42546 encodes:
- a CDS encoding fibronectin type III domain-containing protein: protein MKYVSLPLLFAIGLMLWLSLTSPTLAQTTPPSGSASCGTLDLTLTQAKALQQQAMLAFKRKMGARKAVTSINYVPIRPHIIRRSNGTEGYPLAKLNEAMATTNSYYLLNGIGIQFYFAGTVPDYIDDDVTYEGFNNVPSGHDAYNAMNQYYINVFAPNHEDRSYASFPANYVESTRSVIRTYGSNGQYFNWGEFVLPHELGHNFGLFHTYGFGNGNSTTDELVTRGPGANCETNGDFICDTPADPYGLPGAQTILINNCYQYDPNSTARDSNGELYSPSISNLMSYWPSCTHEFTPGQINQILAGLALRQTHTAYTLDAPPTNVIPPSNLTSRLNGTTIVLTWQDNADNEMGYFIERSTSPTDGFVQIGGVAPDVTSFTDSPITLSNHFYYRIRPSNTTTGSLSPIIAFSTCPTPLYPNSSPVRISASLNWTGNAGQTNTLRWRNAGNPAWTTIDNIPNGQFSTTYSLTGLTANTAYEWQVQGVCSGSSTSDFTNVQSFTTLSCQTPLAYGTSNIGGASVQFSWYTPFEESGRTAEIRYRPVGSPAWTTVSSVSSVVFNTAYTQAGLANSTTYEWQVKNVCSATESSAYTPLANFTTLCRTPTGLSNSPTATRAILGWTVSSAPDAGTTYQLHYRPVGTTVWSNVNTIPGTGTSSSYSVTGLTPNTQYEWQVRTACSASSLSDYSITKQFTTTCNAANGSSLSTSLKTSTSVQLVWYINNDPDTPYEIRYRPIGAANWVMVSTTTNTTYNLTGLTNNTTYEWQIRAACSPANLSDFVAGPNFTTQCKTPSFLFANPQISSATLTWEQTGTDVTYDIHYRVVGTANWTTLSSITSASLTLTGLTSSTSYEYQVQAHCADGITTDFSSLNSFTTSPCSQPSLFSLSASPITTSSAQLNWYAYYAADIRYRVVGATDWITRNNLPSTNGAGSVILTGLSSSTSYEWQLNIQCSATENSGFSGSATFQTLTPCLNMYTVKDGLWNDPSVWSCNRLPTNGDVVQIKHQLIIPASYVAMLQRVGFDTGKAITYGTSAQLKVGF from the coding sequence ATGAAGTATGTATCCTTACCCCTCCTGTTCGCAATTGGGCTGATGCTCTGGCTCAGTTTGACTAGTCCAACACTAGCTCAAACAACCCCGCCGTCTGGCTCAGCAAGCTGTGGTACACTAGACCTTACTCTAACCCAGGCCAAGGCCCTTCAGCAACAGGCGATGTTGGCGTTCAAGCGTAAAATGGGTGCTCGGAAAGCAGTTACCAGTATAAATTATGTACCAATTCGACCCCATATCATTCGTCGGAGCAATGGTACTGAAGGTTATCCTTTGGCCAAACTGAATGAGGCAATGGCTACCACCAATAGTTACTATCTGCTTAATGGTATTGGCATTCAGTTTTACTTTGCCGGTACCGTTCCTGATTATATAGACGATGACGTGACGTATGAAGGGTTTAACAATGTACCCTCAGGCCACGACGCCTACAACGCGATGAACCAATATTACATCAACGTGTTTGCACCAAACCACGAAGACAGAAGCTATGCATCTTTCCCGGCAAATTATGTAGAATCGACTCGTTCAGTTATCCGAACGTACGGAAGCAACGGTCAATATTTTAATTGGGGCGAGTTTGTACTCCCACATGAATTAGGGCACAATTTTGGGCTTTTCCATACATATGGTTTCGGCAATGGAAATTCGACTACCGACGAATTAGTTACGCGCGGACCAGGGGCGAACTGCGAAACCAATGGAGACTTTATCTGCGATACACCAGCCGATCCGTATGGCCTACCCGGAGCTCAAACAATCCTCATAAACAATTGCTACCAATATGATCCCAATAGCACAGCCCGTGATTCCAACGGAGAACTATACAGCCCGTCGATATCCAATTTAATGTCGTACTGGCCCAGTTGCACGCATGAATTTACACCGGGCCAAATTAACCAGATACTGGCCGGATTAGCGCTTCGTCAGACGCATACAGCATACACCCTTGATGCCCCCCCTACAAATGTAATACCCCCCAGTAATCTGACCAGTCGCTTAAACGGAACTACGATTGTGCTCACATGGCAGGATAATGCGGATAACGAAATGGGTTATTTCATTGAGCGATCTACATCCCCTACTGACGGTTTCGTTCAAATTGGTGGCGTTGCTCCTGATGTGACCAGCTTTACCGATAGCCCAATTACCTTGAGTAACCATTTCTACTATCGTATTCGCCCTTCTAATACCACAACGGGTAGCCTAAGTCCAATTATAGCCTTCTCTACCTGCCCAACTCCACTCTATCCAAACAGCAGTCCGGTCCGGATTTCGGCATCCCTCAACTGGACTGGCAATGCCGGCCAAACAAATACGCTTCGCTGGCGAAACGCAGGAAACCCTGCCTGGACAACAATTGACAATATACCCAATGGGCAATTCTCAACCACCTATTCTCTAACAGGCCTTACAGCCAATACAGCCTACGAATGGCAGGTACAGGGCGTTTGCTCAGGCTCCTCCACCTCCGATTTTACCAATGTGCAGTCCTTTACAACGCTTTCCTGCCAGACCCCATTAGCCTACGGCACAAGTAATATAGGTGGTGCATCCGTTCAATTCTCCTGGTACACTCCATTCGAAGAATCCGGCAGAACGGCAGAAATTCGCTATCGACCTGTGGGATCACCTGCCTGGACAACCGTTAGCAGTGTCAGTAGTGTCGTATTTAATACAGCCTATACACAGGCGGGGCTGGCCAATAGTACTACGTACGAATGGCAAGTAAAGAATGTTTGTTCAGCTACCGAGAGTTCGGCCTACACGCCTTTAGCAAACTTCACAACTCTCTGTCGAACGCCAACGGGGCTCTCCAATTCACCTACAGCTACACGGGCTATCCTAGGCTGGACAGTGAGCAGTGCCCCGGATGCAGGAACAACTTATCAACTACACTACCGCCCTGTAGGAACTACCGTATGGAGCAACGTCAATACTATTCCGGGAACGGGCACCAGCAGTAGCTATTCAGTCACTGGGTTAACCCCTAATACTCAATATGAATGGCAGGTAAGAACAGCTTGTTCGGCCAGTTCCCTTTCTGACTACTCCATAACAAAGCAGTTCACCACTACCTGCAATGCAGCGAATGGGTCTAGTTTGAGTACATCGCTGAAGACCTCTACCAGTGTGCAGTTAGTTTGGTATATTAACAACGACCCTGATACGCCCTATGAGATTCGCTATCGACCTATAGGGGCTGCCAACTGGGTTATGGTAAGTACTACAACCAATACTACCTATAATCTGACAGGACTAACGAACAACACCACGTATGAATGGCAGATCAGAGCGGCCTGTTCGCCCGCCAATCTTTCTGACTTTGTTGCTGGCCCTAACTTTACTACCCAGTGTAAGACCCCCAGCTTTCTATTTGCCAATCCACAGATTTCCTCTGCCACCTTAACCTGGGAACAAACGGGAACGGATGTAACATACGATATTCATTACCGGGTAGTTGGAACAGCCAACTGGACAACACTGAGTAGTATAACCAGCGCTTCGCTTACGCTCACAGGCTTAACGAGTAGCACCAGCTATGAATATCAGGTGCAGGCGCACTGTGCTGACGGCATCACAACTGATTTTTCATCGCTTAATTCCTTTACCACTTCTCCGTGCAGCCAACCTTCTCTGTTTAGTTTATCTGCAAGCCCGATCACAACTAGTTCAGCCCAGTTAAATTGGTATGCCTATTATGCCGCCGACATTCGTTACCGGGTGGTGGGTGCTACCGACTGGATAACACGTAATAACCTACCGAGTACAAATGGAGCTGGCTCTGTTATTCTAACGGGGCTTAGCAGTTCAACCTCTTACGAATGGCAATTAAATATTCAATGTTCCGCTACGGAAAATTCAGGCTTTAGCGGCTCAGCTACTTTCCAGACCCTGACGCCCTGCCTGAACATGTATACGGTCAAAGATGGGCTATGGAATGATCCGAGCGTTTGGTCCTGCAATCGCCTACCAACGAATGGCGATGTTGTACAGATTAAGCATCAGTTAATCATTCCGGCTAGTTATGTAGCAATGTTGCAACGCGTGGGATTTGATACAGGAAAGGCAATCACCTATGGAACGAGTGCGCAGTTGAAAGTAGGATTCTAA
- a CDS encoding response regulator transcription factor encodes MSIRILIADDHSVVRKGIRMLLEDEADIQIVGEASDGDEAIDLLSSIQTDVLLLDITMPRMSGIDALKVISSQYPRVRTLMFSMHNNPDYIIKAVQHGAAGYILKDTGLEEILRAVRTVFSGDLYYPPNASSVIIQHLVLPNNTQRKEARAAEPKRTSIWNKITSREAQILTCLIEGMSSPEIANRFGISPNTVANQRASIIRKAGVKNTVDLIRVALEEKNR; translated from the coding sequence ATGTCGATACGAATTCTCATAGCCGATGACCATTCTGTGGTAAGAAAGGGGATTCGGATGTTGCTGGAAGATGAAGCCGATATACAGATTGTGGGCGAAGCCTCCGACGGCGACGAAGCAATTGACTTACTTTCCAGTATTCAGACAGATGTTTTACTGTTAGATATCACCATGCCCCGGATGTCGGGTATTGACGCCCTCAAAGTTATCTCCAGTCAATACCCCCGCGTTCGAACGTTGATGTTCAGCATGCACAACAACCCGGACTATATTATAAAGGCGGTACAACATGGGGCTGCGGGTTACATCCTGAAAGACACGGGGCTTGAGGAAATATTACGGGCTGTCCGCACGGTTTTCAGTGGTGATTTGTACTATCCACCGAATGCCTCATCGGTAATTATCCAGCATTTAGTGCTGCCCAACAATACCCAACGAAAAGAAGCGAGAGCGGCCGAGCCCAAACGAACATCCATCTGGAACAAAATTACCTCGCGCGAAGCCCAGATTCTAACCTGTCTCATTGAGGGCATGAGCAGCCCCGAAATTGCGAACCGCTTTGGTATAAGCCCGAACACCGTTGCGAATCAGCGAGCAAGTATTATCCGTAAAGCTGGAGTAAAAAATACCGTTGATTTAATTCGGGTTGCTCTGGAAGAGAAAAACCGATAG
- a CDS encoding acyltransferase family protein, whose amino-acid sequence MQSSISTRSASTQRSEVSSGRLLSLDFFRGLTVAAMVTVNNPGDWGYIYAPLEHAPWNGWTPTDLIFPFFLFIVGVSITFALSGGKERDGQMGEQRVVGKIVKRSITLFLLGLFLNFFPKFDISIVRIPGVLQRIALVYLACSLIFLKTTPRQQVYILCGLLVGYWLSMTVIPVPGVGYANLEPETNLAAWFDRTILMPAHVYKPAKVWDPEGLFSTLPAIGTGLLGILTGTWLRSDRSAAEKVAWLFAVGCLLTLGGLIWDSFFPINKALWTSSYVLLAGGLAMLGLALCYWLIDVQHYKRGVLPFVAFGVNAITVFFLSGLIPRIMTLIHVTQPDGTEIGSKEYLYRNFIAPFFADPKNASLAGALTFVLIWFGILWWMYRKNVIIKV is encoded by the coding sequence ATGCAATCCTCCATTTCGACACGTTCCGCCAGCACTCAACGTTCCGAAGTTAGTTCCGGCCGCCTGCTTTCGCTTGATTTTTTTCGCGGTCTCACTGTCGCAGCGATGGTTACGGTCAATAACCCTGGCGATTGGGGCTACATTTATGCACCCCTCGAACATGCGCCCTGGAACGGATGGACACCTACCGATCTCATTTTTCCGTTCTTTCTGTTCATTGTCGGTGTGTCGATTACGTTTGCTTTGTCGGGAGGAAAGGAAAGGGATGGACAAATGGGGGAGCAGCGAGTTGTTGGAAAGATTGTGAAACGGAGTATTACCCTGTTTTTGTTGGGTTTATTTCTGAATTTCTTCCCAAAATTCGACATCTCAATTGTTCGGATTCCGGGTGTATTACAGCGTATTGCACTGGTTTACCTGGCCTGTTCGCTCATTTTTTTGAAAACGACCCCACGCCAGCAAGTGTATATTCTCTGCGGCTTGCTGGTAGGCTACTGGTTATCAATGACGGTCATTCCAGTGCCGGGTGTAGGTTATGCTAATCTTGAGCCGGAAACCAACCTCGCTGCCTGGTTTGACCGGACAATTCTAATGCCCGCGCACGTGTACAAACCGGCAAAAGTCTGGGATCCCGAAGGGCTGTTTAGTACGCTTCCGGCTATCGGTACAGGCTTACTGGGTATACTAACTGGAACTTGGTTGCGAAGTGATCGGTCGGCCGCCGAGAAAGTAGCGTGGTTATTCGCTGTGGGCTGTCTGTTAACCTTAGGCGGGCTAATCTGGGATAGCTTCTTTCCCATCAATAAAGCCCTCTGGACGAGTTCGTATGTGCTCCTGGCGGGTGGCCTGGCTATGCTTGGTCTGGCACTGTGCTATTGGCTGATTGATGTGCAACACTACAAACGGGGCGTATTGCCATTTGTAGCCTTTGGCGTTAATGCCATCACGGTGTTCTTTCTGTCGGGGTTGATTCCGCGTATTATGACCCTGATTCACGTTACCCAACCCGATGGTACTGAAATTGGCTCAAAAGAATATCTCTATCGAAACTTTATTGCTCCGTTCTTCGCCGATCCCAAAAATGCATCGCTGGCGGGTGCGCTGACATTTGTCTTGATTTGGTTTGGTATACTGTGGTGGATGTACCGGAAGAACGTGATTATTAAAGTGTGA
- a CDS encoding ATP-binding protein — translation MTQLDQQVASRLTRFYMIALTVIAVLSLSGLLFIKHTISTHYDDSRVVNVAGRQRMLSQRLTKLAMLRIEGLTAADTVSFDSLLQSWSQSHIQLRNGMLHMEKDYTVRKSSQLDSMFTRVAPIFQSLFNHFSRINDPSSTLDEKKAALQIILRDEFPFIQQMNAIVFQFDTESFDQVKRLERIEWLLTIATLLTLLVEGLFVFRPVVNYTRHIIRRLDRSEKALQLANNHMELTNRELEATNQNLAASNRKLVDTQRELLRTTEEKYQLQLAEDTVRSAALLEGQEEERRRFARELHDGIGQMLTGLKLHAEKLKATSFTDEKQRLRFAELCDLIADTIQTTRQVSYNLMPSTLSDFGLGPTLQLLAEQTTRSVGIPVVFTGSKDAKRLSPSMEIGLYRIAQEALHNAVKYAEAKTIKITLQQDMHKLLLSVEDDGKGFVMKAYTADEKVLPTINGLDNMRTRTRLLNGELTITTKPKRGTKVRVSVNLVDNLN, via the coding sequence ATGACTCAACTCGATCAACAGGTAGCCAGCCGACTAACGCGGTTTTATATGATAGCCCTCACGGTTATTGCCGTGTTATCTTTGAGCGGGCTCCTGTTTATCAAGCATACCATCAGCACTCATTACGATGACAGCCGGGTAGTGAATGTGGCGGGGCGGCAACGGATGCTTAGTCAGCGCCTGACAAAGTTAGCTATGCTTCGGATTGAGGGGCTTACTGCCGCCGATACCGTTTCATTCGATTCGCTACTCCAGTCCTGGAGTCAGAGTCATATTCAGTTGCGGAACGGCATGCTGCATATGGAAAAGGACTATACGGTTCGAAAGAGCAGTCAACTCGATAGCATGTTTACGCGCGTCGCCCCCATATTTCAGTCACTTTTTAACCACTTTAGCCGCATCAACGATCCTAGCAGTACACTTGATGAGAAAAAGGCGGCACTTCAAATCATTTTACGCGATGAGTTCCCATTCATACAGCAAATGAATGCAATCGTCTTTCAGTTTGATACCGAAAGCTTTGATCAGGTAAAACGGCTTGAACGAATCGAGTGGTTGCTTACTATTGCCACGCTGTTGACTCTATTGGTTGAGGGCCTATTTGTTTTTAGACCGGTGGTCAATTACACCCGTCATATTATCCGTAGACTGGACAGGTCGGAGAAGGCGCTGCAACTAGCGAATAACCACATGGAGCTAACTAACAGGGAGTTAGAAGCTACGAATCAAAATCTGGCCGCTTCTAATCGGAAACTGGTTGATACTCAACGTGAGTTATTACGGACTACCGAGGAAAAATATCAGCTACAACTGGCTGAAGATACCGTTCGATCGGCGGCATTGCTGGAAGGTCAGGAAGAAGAGCGTCGGCGCTTTGCCCGTGAACTCCACGATGGCATCGGTCAGATGCTTACCGGCCTGAAATTACACGCAGAAAAGCTGAAGGCCACGTCATTTACGGATGAAAAACAGCGACTTCGTTTTGCGGAACTATGCGATCTGATTGCCGACACGATTCAAACAACCCGGCAGGTTTCCTATAACCTGATGCCTTCAACGTTAAGCGACTTCGGTTTAGGCCCTACCCTGCAACTCCTGGCTGAACAAACAACCCGATCAGTAGGTATTCCTGTTGTCTTTACCGGCTCGAAGGATGCTAAACGGCTCAGCCCATCCATGGAGATTGGTTTATATCGTATTGCGCAGGAAGCCTTGCACAATGCCGTGAAATATGCCGAAGCAAAAACTATAAAAATTACCTTGCAGCAGGATATGCATAAGTTGCTTTTATCCGTAGAAGATGATGGAAAAGGGTTTGTCATGAAAGCGTATACGGCCGATGAAAAGGTATTACCAACAATCAACGGTCTCGATAATATGCGTACTCGAACCCGATTGCTCAACGGTGAGTTAACCATTACAACGAAGCCTAAAAGGGGAACGAAAGTCCGCGTCAGTGTTAATCTAGTAGATAACCTTAACTAG
- the nagB gene encoding glucosamine-6-phosphate deaminase yields the protein MITESTLLDNPDGQLSAALPTGGPIQSAITYEKIPTHIYADAKDASRAVAQELADLIRQKQSEGKPCVLGLATGSSPKTVYAELIRMHREEGLSFHNVVSFNLDEYYPMEPDSLQSYWRFMREQLFDHVDIPEGNYHVPDGTVRTDKVAEFSKKYEAEIEAAGGLDFQLLGIGGNGHIGFNEPGSLINSHTRLMMLDNSTRAAASVDFGGLPKTPRKAITMGVSSILSARRVVLLAWGERKAPVIRGAVEGLVTELNPASYLQTHPNALFVIDEAAASELTRMKTPWLVDSVVWDNKMKKKAVTHLSRTLGKPVLKLTDRDYNDNGMSDLLAQYGQAYDINIDVFNQLQHTITGWPGGKPNADDTNRPERALPVQKRCLIFSPHPDDDIISMGGTFQRLRDQGHEVHVGYQTSGNIAVADDEALRFADYVVDFNTKFGIKSPEATRIFQDAAASLREKKDSEMDTMEVRYVKGLIRMGEAKSTCRFVGIPVENAHFMNMPFYETGTVDKKPLSEEDIKITMALIEEIKPHQIYAAGDLADPHGTHKVCLDAIFEAVRRLKHKNFMKDCWVWLYRGAWAEWDIHEIEMAVPMSPDQVMKKRLGIFKHQSQKDGVVYQGTDSREFWQRAEERNGATAGLYNRLGLAEYEAMEAFVRWRF from the coding sequence ATGATTACGGAGTCTACTCTACTCGACAACCCAGACGGACAATTGTCAGCAGCATTACCCACTGGTGGCCCTATTCAATCGGCCATCACCTACGAAAAAATTCCGACCCACATTTACGCCGACGCCAAAGATGCATCGCGGGCTGTGGCCCAGGAACTAGCCGATCTGATCCGTCAGAAACAAAGTGAAGGAAAGCCCTGCGTTCTCGGGCTAGCAACCGGCTCATCGCCTAAAACGGTGTATGCTGAACTGATTCGGATGCACCGCGAAGAAGGATTAAGCTTCCACAACGTTGTTTCGTTCAATCTGGACGAATATTACCCAATGGAACCCGACTCGCTGCAAAGCTACTGGCGGTTCATGCGGGAGCAGTTGTTCGATCATGTTGATATTCCAGAAGGTAATTACCATGTTCCCGATGGTACCGTTCGTACGGATAAGGTCGCTGAATTCTCCAAGAAATACGAGGCTGAAATTGAAGCCGCTGGTGGACTGGATTTTCAATTGCTGGGTATTGGTGGAAATGGCCACATCGGGTTCAACGAACCAGGCTCGCTGATCAACTCACATACGCGTTTGATGATGCTCGATAACTCGACGCGGGCTGCTGCCTCCGTTGATTTTGGGGGCTTACCCAAAACACCACGCAAAGCCATTACGATGGGAGTTTCGAGTATTCTAAGCGCCCGACGCGTGGTTCTGTTGGCCTGGGGTGAGCGGAAAGCGCCTGTTATTCGTGGAGCGGTAGAAGGACTGGTTACAGAATTAAATCCGGCTTCCTACCTGCAAACGCACCCAAACGCGTTGTTCGTAATTGACGAAGCGGCTGCCTCTGAGTTGACCCGTATGAAAACACCCTGGCTGGTGGATTCTGTGGTTTGGGACAACAAAATGAAGAAAAAGGCCGTCACGCATTTGTCACGGACACTTGGTAAGCCCGTTTTAAAACTAACCGACCGGGATTATAACGACAATGGTATGAGCGATTTGCTTGCTCAATACGGTCAGGCGTACGATATTAACATTGACGTTTTCAATCAACTTCAGCATACCATTACCGGCTGGCCGGGCGGCAAGCCAAACGCCGATGATACCAATCGGCCTGAGCGGGCATTGCCTGTTCAGAAACGCTGCCTGATTTTCAGCCCGCACCCCGACGATGACATCATCTCGATGGGGGGCACATTCCAGCGTTTGCGTGATCAGGGCCACGAAGTGCACGTCGGTTATCAAACGTCGGGTAACATTGCCGTTGCCGACGATGAAGCCTTGCGTTTTGCTGACTACGTAGTCGACTTCAATACGAAGTTTGGGATCAAAAGTCCCGAAGCAACCCGGATTTTCCAGGATGCAGCCGCTTCATTACGGGAGAAAAAAGACTCCGAAATGGACACCATGGAAGTGCGTTACGTGAAAGGACTGATTCGGATGGGGGAAGCCAAATCGACCTGCCGGTTTGTTGGAATTCCTGTTGAGAATGCTCACTTCATGAACATGCCGTTCTACGAAACAGGTACCGTGGACAAGAAGCCGCTCAGCGAAGAAGATATTAAGATTACCATGGCGTTGATTGAAGAGATAAAGCCTCATCAGATATACGCTGCCGGTGATCTTGCCGATCCGCACGGTACGCACAAAGTCTGTTTAGATGCTATTTTTGAGGCTGTTCGTCGGTTGAAACATAAGAACTTCATGAAAGACTGCTGGGTTTGGCTCTATCGTGGAGCCTGGGCTGAGTGGGACATTCATGAAATTGAAATGGCCGTACCCATGTCGCCGGATCAGGTAATGAAGAAGCGACTTGGTATTTTCAAACACCAATCGCAGAAAGACGGTGTTGTGTATCAGGGAACCGACTCCCGGGAATTCTGGCAACGGGCTGAAGAGCGTAATGGCGCTACGGCAGGCCTCTACAACCGGCTCGGTCTGGCCGAATACGAAGCTATGGAAGCGTTTGTGCGCTGGCGGTTTTAA
- the nirD gene encoding nitrite reductase small subunit NirD → METLTIHKNEITWHPACKTEHIPEDGGACVLLGGRQIAIFNFARRGEWYATANECPHRQQMALSRGMIGSQGEEPKVACPFHKKTFSLKTGQCLNDDGYEIDTFPVKIADGMVYIGV, encoded by the coding sequence ATGGAAACACTAACAATACATAAAAACGAAATTACTTGGCATCCTGCCTGTAAAACTGAACATATTCCTGAAGATGGAGGTGCCTGTGTGCTGCTCGGCGGTCGGCAGATTGCCATATTCAATTTTGCACGCCGGGGCGAGTGGTATGCAACCGCGAACGAATGCCCGCATCGCCAGCAGATGGCCCTGTCGCGGGGTATGATCGGCAGCCAGGGCGAAGAACCTAAAGTGGCTTGCCCTTTTCACAAGAAGACGTTTTCGCTCAAAACGGGCCAATGCCTGAATGATGACGGATACGAGATTGACACCTTTCCGGTCAAAATAGCAGATGGAATGGTGTATATTGGGGTATAA